Proteins from a single region of Bradysia coprophila strain Holo2 chromosome X unlocalized genomic scaffold, BU_Bcop_v1 contig_416, whole genome shotgun sequence:
- the LOC119069966 gene encoding serine/threonine-protein phosphatase 2A 56 kDa regulatory subunit epsilon isoform gives MSSGTFVDRIDPFAKRSLKKKSKKSQGSSRYRNSQDVELQQLPQLKADSSSMDQEDLFIRKLRQCCFSFDFMDPISDLKGKEIKRAALNDLSTYITHGRGVLTEAVYPEIIRMISVNLFRTLPPSENPDFDPEEDDPTLEASWPHLQLVYEVFLRFLESQDFQATIGKKVIDQKFVLQLLELFDSEDPRERDFLKTVLHRIYGKFLGLRAFIRKQINNIFLRFIYETEHFNGVGELLEILGSIINGFALPLKAEHKQFLVKVLLPLHKVKCLSLYHAQLAYCVVQFLEKDAVLTEPVVRGLLKFWPKTCSQKEVMFLGEIEEILDVIDPPQFDKIQEPLFRQIAKCVSSPHFQVAERALYFWNNEYAMSLIEENNAVIMPIMFPALYRISKEHWNQTIVALVYNVLKTFMEMNSKLFDELTASYKAERQKEKKREREREELWKKLHDLENSRTSSKKSESTSDSTQHQQNNKSSLINSNPSSSSPSTLSTTNTVGGGTSNPYNMKKEIIVPKEE, from the exons ATGTCGTCGGGAACGTTTGTTGATCGGATTGACCCATTCGCAAAGCGATCGcttaaaaagaaaagcaaaaagtCTCAGGGTTCGTCGAGGTATCGTAACTCGCAAGATGTTGAATTGCAACAGTTACCTCAACTAAAgg CTGACAGTTCCAGCATGGATCAAGAAGATTTGTTTATAAGGAAATTGCGACAGTGTTGTTTCTCATTTGATTTTATGGATCCCATATCGGATTTAAAAGGCAAAGAAATCAAGCGAGCTGCATTAAATGACCTTTCTACGTATATTACCCATGGTCGAGGTGTTCTTACCGAAGCTGTTTACCCAGAAATTATACGAATG ATTTCAGTGAATTTATTCCGAACACTACCGCCCAGTGAAAATCCTGACTTTGATCCAGAAGAAGATGATCCAACATTAGAAGCATCATGGCCCCATTTGCAATTAGTTTACGAAGTATTCCTGAGGTTCTTAGAGTCGCAAGACTTTCAAGCGACCATTGGAAAGAAAGTTATAGaccaaaaatttgtattacaA CTCTTGGAACTGTTTGACTCTGAAGATCCGAGGGAACgtgattttttgaaaactgtCTTGCATCGGATTTATGGAAAATTCTTAGGACTACGAGCATTCATCCGGAAACAAATCAACAATATATTTTTgcgttttatttatgaaactgaACATTTTAATGGTGTGGGCGAgcttttggaaattttgggaag TATAATTAACGGTTTTGCTTTGCCGCTGAAGGCCGAACATAAGCAATTTCTGGTCAAAGTGTTGTTGCCACTGCATAAAGTCAAATGTCTGTCGCTGTATCATGCACAGTTGGCATATTGTGTGGTACAATTTCTCGAAAAGGATGCAGTATTGACGGAACCGGTCGTCCGGGGTTTATTAAAATTCTGGCCGAAAACTTGTTCGCAAAAGGAGGTGATGTTTTTAGGAGAAATCGAAGAAATACTTGATGTTATTGATCCGCcacaatttgataaaattcaaGAGCCACTTTTCCGTCAGATTGCAAAATGTGTGTCTAGTCCACATTTTCag GTTGCCGAACGTGCACTATATTTCTGGAATAATGAATACGCCATGTCCCTAATTGAGGAAAATAATGCTGTAATTATGCCAATTATGTTTCCTGCACTCTATCGCATTAGCAAGGAACATTGGAATCAAACAATCGTTGCGCTCGTTTACAATGTTTTGAAGACGTTTATggaaatgaattcaaaattattcgacGAACTAACCGCCAGCTATAAAGCGGAAAGACAAAA AGAAAAGAAACGAGAACGTGAACGTGAAGAACTTTGGAAGAAATTGCACGATTTAGAAAATAGTCGTACAAGTAGTAAAAAGAGCGAATCAACTAGTGATTCTACACAGCATCAgcaaaacaataaatcatcgttaattaattcaaatccCAGCTCGTCATCACCCTCAACACTATCAACCACCAATACTGTTGGCGGTGGCACCAGCAATCCGTACaatatgaaaaaagaaattattgtaCCGAAGGAGGAATAA